The Thermodesulfobacterium sp. TA1 sequence AGTAGGAATTTTAACTACGGCTAAAACCCCTTGAGGTGTCTCCGAGACGGCAACTTCTTTAAAAAGCGCAGCATCTAACACTATTATCGGAATTTTAGCTTGTTTTGCCAAAGTTAGTAAAGGTTCTAACCTTTTAAGCCGTTCCTTTTCTAAAACCAGAAAAAGAACTTGTTTGTCTCTTTGTTGTAAAAGCTCTTGCACAAACGAAAAACCTTCTAAGAGAAAGGATTGATGCTCCTTCCGTGCTTTAGGTTCTTTTAGGGACTTTAGAAATTTAAAGACCGGGTTTGATTTTGAAGAAACAAACTTCATGGGGTTTTAAAACTCGGACTTAGTCCTTTCTATACAAGCATAGGCGTTATGAGCATGAATAGACTCAAAGTTTTCTACTTCTACAAAAAACCAGCTTACTTCAGGATGTTCCCAAAGTCGTTTGGCCACAGCCCTTACCACATCCTCAACAAACCTTGGGTTTTCATAAGCGACCTCTGTAACAAACTTTTCATCTGGTCTTTTTAAAAGAGAATAAACCGGGCTTGAGGCTGAATATTCAGCTATTTCTATCAACTCTTCTAACCAAATAAACTTTTTAAACCGTACCTTAAGGGTAATCAAGCTTCTTTGATTATGGGCTGAAAAACGACTGATAGATTTAGAGCAAGGGCAAAGGGTCATCACCGGAACCTTAGCTCCTATAATCAGGTCTTTCTTGCCTTCAGTATAACTGGCTAACAAAATACCTTGATACTCCATCAAAGAAGAAATCTGAGTAACCGGGGCTTTTTTTTGTAAAAAATAAGGAAAAAACATCTCTAAATGTGCGCTTTTAGCAGAAAGTCTTTGAGAGAGTTTTTTCAAAAGTTTTATCACGTTTTTTACATGAATCTCCCCTTTAAACTCGTTTATCACCTCGATAAATCGGCTCATGTGAGTGCCTTTAAACTTAGAAGGAAGGTCCACATATAGATTAAGCTCTGCTACCGTATGCTGTAGCCCTTTTTCTCGGTCAAGCACTGTAACCGGATGTTTAAACCCTTTAATTCCTACTTTGTCTATATCTATCTTTTCTTCTGGAGGAAGACTTTGTACGTCAATTAGTTCTGGCTTCATCAGAGTTCTAACCAAAATTCTGAAAAGATGTTTTTCCCAAGAAGC is a genomic window containing:
- the folE2 gene encoding GTP cyclohydrolase FolE2, whose translation is MLVRTLMKPELIDVQSLPPEEKIDIDKVGIKGFKHPVTVLDREKGLQHTVAELNLYVDLPSKFKGTHMSRFIEVINEFKGEIHVKNVIKLLKKLSQRLSAKSAHLEMFFPYFLQKKAPVTQISSLMEYQGILLASYTEGKKDLIIGAKVPVMTLCPCSKSISRFSAHNQRSLITLKVRFKKFIWLEELIEIAEYSASSPVYSLLKRPDEKFVTEVAYENPRFVEDVVRAVAKRLWEHPEVSWFFVEVENFESIHAHNAYACIERTKSEF